One segment of Magnetospirillum sp. 15-1 DNA contains the following:
- a CDS encoding type II toxin-antitoxin system Phd/YefM family antitoxin, giving the protein MPITTVSSRDFNQDVGRAKKAAQAGPVFITDRGRTAHVLLTIEEYQRITGKAVSVIDLLSMGAETDIEFEPGKAEIVVRPADLS; this is encoded by the coding sequence ATGCCCATCACCACCGTCTCAAGCCGGGACTTCAACCAGGATGTTGGCCGTGCCAAGAAGGCCGCGCAGGCTGGTCCTGTTTTCATCACGGACCGAGGGCGGACGGCTCATGTGCTCCTGACCATTGAGGAATATCAGCGCATTACCGGGAAGGCCGTCAGCGTTATCGACCTTCTGTCCATGGGCGCGGAAACCGACATCGAGTTCGAACCCGGCAAGGCCGAGATTGTTGTGCGCCCGGCGGACCTGTCCTGA
- a CDS encoding type II toxin-antitoxin system VapC family toxin, producing MMLYLDTSLLVAAVANEPATERVQLWLSEQNPEDLAISDWVVTEFSSALSIKVRTGALTVQHRAAALTLFNRLVAESFQTLPVQGNHFRIAARFADDHGQGLRAGDALHLAIAGERGATLCTLDRRLAEAGLAMGIATHMLATI from the coding sequence TTGATGCTGTATCTGGATACGTCGCTGCTGGTAGCCGCCGTAGCCAATGAACCCGCCACCGAGCGGGTTCAGCTTTGGCTTTCCGAACAAAATCCCGAAGACTTGGCGATCAGCGATTGGGTGGTGACGGAGTTTTCCTCGGCCCTGTCCATCAAGGTCAGGACCGGGGCGCTCACCGTTCAACACCGTGCCGCCGCCTTGACGCTGTTCAATCGATTGGTAGCTGAGTCCTTCCAGACCCTGCCCGTCCAGGGCAATCATTTCCGCATTGCCGCGAGGTTTGCCGACGACCATGGCCAAGGGCTGAGGGCAGGAGACGCCTTGCACCTTGCCATTGCCGGGGAACGGGGAGCCACGCTGTGCACCCTCGACCGCCGACTGGCGGAAGCGGGCTTGGCCATGGGAATCGCCACGCACATGCTGGCGACGATCTGA
- a CDS encoding type II toxin-antitoxin system prevent-host-death family antitoxin, with product MTSVNLADAKAHLSELVAQAEAGEEICITRRGKPVAQLTKVQAQRRPVTLAALRAVTDTMPMQTNGAGELLRQMRDESRY from the coding sequence ATGACCTCAGTGAACTTGGCCGATGCCAAGGCTCATCTCAGCGAACTGGTGGCCCAGGCCGAGGCCGGGGAAGAAATCTGCATCACCCGCAGGGGCAAGCCGGTCGCTCAGTTGACCAAGGTTCAAGCCCAGCGCCGCCCGGTAACATTGGCGGCGTTGCGGGCCGTGACCGACACCATGCCGATGCAAACAAACGGAGCCGGAGAGCTTCTGCGTCAGATGCGCGACGAAAGCCGCTATTGA